From Puniceicoccaceae bacterium, a single genomic window includes:
- a CDS encoding cytochrome ubiquinol oxidase subunit I, producing the protein MDAFLLSRVQFAANITFHILFPTITIALGWMLLFFKLRYQRTRDDKWMELYFFFTKVFALTFSLGVVSGVTMSFQFGTNWPGYMNTVGNIAGPLLAYEVLTAFFLEATFLGIMLFAFRKVPNWLHTLATLLVASGTTLSAFWILALNSWMHTPSGFTLIDGVAHATSWWQVVFNPSMPYRLTHTLVGSGLTVAFLIAGLLAYRWLRGDDRPAVRSGLASALVLAAVLAPLQAILGDLHGLNTRDHQPAKLAAMEGHWESHHGAPLVLFALPDDAERRNHFEVAIPKLGSLIVTRDPNGFVEGLDAHEGNHPRVAPVFWSFRVMVGMGLVMIAVAFWGVWCLWRRGTQTLPRRLLQVLVALTFSGWVATIAGWYVTEMGRQPWLVTGVLLAKDAAADLPPAHVGLTLTAYLITYILLLLAYMGSLFYLTHHEMQATAKGGTPA; encoded by the coding sequence ATGGACGCCTTCCTGCTCTCCCGCGTGCAATTTGCCGCCAACATCACGTTTCACATTCTCTTTCCCACGATCACCATCGCACTGGGCTGGATGCTGCTCTTCTTCAAACTGCGCTACCAGCGAACCCGTGACGACAAGTGGATGGAACTCTACTTCTTTTTCACCAAGGTCTTTGCGCTCACCTTCAGCCTCGGAGTGGTGAGCGGCGTCACGATGTCATTCCAGTTTGGCACCAACTGGCCGGGCTACATGAACACCGTCGGCAACATTGCCGGCCCCCTGCTCGCGTATGAAGTGCTCACGGCTTTTTTCCTGGAAGCCACCTTCCTGGGCATCATGCTCTTTGCGTTCCGCAAGGTGCCCAACTGGCTGCACACGCTCGCCACCCTGCTGGTCGCCAGCGGCACGACGCTCTCAGCCTTCTGGATCCTGGCACTGAACAGCTGGATGCACACCCCGAGCGGTTTCACCTTGATCGATGGGGTTGCCCATGCCACCAGCTGGTGGCAGGTCGTCTTCAACCCTTCCATGCCCTATCGGCTCACCCACACGCTGGTCGGCTCGGGGTTGACCGTCGCGTTTTTGATCGCAGGCCTGCTCGCCTATCGTTGGCTCCGGGGAGATGACCGCCCCGCCGTGCGAAGTGGATTGGCTTCAGCCTTGGTGCTCGCTGCCGTGCTCGCCCCATTGCAGGCCATTCTTGGAGACCTGCACGGTCTCAATACACGTGACCATCAACCCGCCAAACTGGCGGCCATGGAGGGACACTGGGAAAGCCATCACGGTGCACCGCTCGTGCTCTTCGCCCTGCCCGATGACGCCGAACGCCGAAATCATTTCGAAGTGGCAATTCCCAAACTGGGCAGCCTCATCGTCACACGCGATCCCAATGGTTTTGTCGAGGGCCTCGATGCACACGAGGGCAATCATCCCCGCGTGGCCCCGGTTTTCTGGAGCTTCCGCGTCATGGTCGGAATGGGACTGGTGATGATCGCGGTCGCATTTTGGGGAGTCTGGTGCCTGTGGCGTCGCGGCACCCAAACCCTGCCCCGTCGATTGCTGCAAGTGCTGGTAGCGCTCACTTTTTCCGGCTGGGTCGCCACCATTGCCGGTTGGTATGTGACCGAAATGGGTCGTCAACCCTGGCTGGTCACGGGCGTTTTGCTTGCGAAAGACGCTGCCGCTGACCTTCCTCCCGCCCACGTCGGACTCACACTCACGGCCTACCTCATCACTTATATCCTGCTGCTGCTCGCCTACATGGGTTCGCTCTTCTATCTGACTCACCACGAGATGCAAGCAACTGCAAAAGGAGGAACTCCAGCATGA
- a CDS encoding cytochrome d ubiquinol oxidase subunit II → MNEWITTGQWLPFAFAFLIGLSMLLYAILDGYDLGVGMLSARVDPEQRDRMIASIGPFWDANETWLVLGVGLLLVAFPAAHGIVLQALYLPVTLMILALVFRGVSFDFRKKVPAHRKALWDRVFYWSSLVVALSQGYMVGRFVTGFQSGVAAELFALFFGLLVVAGYVLMGASWLILKTEGALQARAICWARRAIWVMVLGAILSSLAAVFTDTRIYERMFAMPELTLLLVMPLISIALTLLMHQICSILPLPDDRLAWLPLTIAASIFALGFIGLVYSFYPYIIPGVLRIEEAAAAPESLWVILIGAVLVLPFLIGYTLMAYYIFRGKASDLRYD, encoded by the coding sequence ATGAACGAATGGATCACCACCGGGCAGTGGCTGCCCTTTGCCTTCGCGTTTCTGATCGGGCTTTCCATGCTGCTCTACGCCATACTCGACGGATACGACCTCGGCGTGGGCATGCTTTCTGCCCGGGTTGATCCGGAGCAGCGCGACCGCATGATCGCCTCCATTGGTCCGTTTTGGGATGCCAATGAAACCTGGCTTGTGCTCGGCGTGGGCCTGCTGCTCGTTGCTTTCCCTGCAGCTCATGGCATCGTGCTGCAGGCGCTCTACCTTCCCGTCACCCTCATGATTCTCGCCCTGGTCTTTCGCGGCGTGTCCTTTGACTTTCGGAAAAAAGTACCCGCCCACCGCAAGGCACTGTGGGATCGGGTCTTCTACTGGAGTTCACTGGTGGTCGCCCTGAGCCAGGGATACATGGTCGGACGCTTTGTCACCGGGTTTCAGTCTGGAGTAGCGGCCGAACTGTTTGCGCTCTTCTTTGGACTGCTGGTGGTCGCCGGATACGTGCTCATGGGCGCATCCTGGCTCATCCTCAAAACCGAAGGCGCATTGCAGGCGCGCGCGATCTGCTGGGCACGCCGTGCGATCTGGGTCATGGTGTTGGGCGCCATTCTCAGCAGCCTGGCCGCTGTGTTCACGGATACACGCATCTACGAGCGCATGTTTGCGATGCCCGAACTGACCCTGTTGCTTGTGATGCCGCTCATTTCGATTGCGTTAACCCTGCTGATGCACCAGATCTGCTCGATCCTTCCCCTTCCCGATGACCGGCTCGCCTGGCTGCCTCTCACCATCGCCGCCAGCATTTTTGCACTGGGATTCATCGGACTGGTCTACAGTTTTTATCCCTACATCATTCCCGGAGTGCTGCGCATCGAAGAGGCCGCTGCCGCACCAGAGTCGCTCTGGGTCATTTTAATCGGTGCGGTGCTGGTGCTGCCGTTCCTGATCGGTTACACCCTGATGGCCTACTACATCTTTCGCGGCAAAGCGAGTGACCTGCGCTACGACTGA
- a CDS encoding cellulase family glycosylhydrolase, with protein MIPTNRRDFLKAGLAATAASTISLPLATQAATAATPAAKNAIPRWRGFNLMAFFSAFSSNSQYGDQMLKESDLQWIRDWGFDYVRLPFDYWFFVEGTWRETRHMALDEIRNIDERALERMDRAVELCAQYGLHVTVNMHRAPGYCINGWEREPFNLFKDAQAEDAFAFFWDLLARRYRGYSREQLSFNLVNEAPNVGEKMSRQDYRRVMLRGQRIIHDISPDRIVIIDGTGVGREVVLNLLDEPVAQAFHAYDPFRLTHYKATWVGENADWPVPQWPYANEDGSYSGAKELAIQFAPWAELVRQGIGVHCGEFGCYRYTPHKVFLPWMEEVLSLLKQHDIGFALWNFRGDFGVLDSKRSDVNYEDWHGHQLDRELLTLMQRY; from the coding sequence ATGATTCCGACCAATCGCCGTGATTTTTTGAAAGCGGGTCTGGCTGCGACGGCAGCTTCCACCATCAGCCTGCCTTTGGCGACTCAGGCTGCCACTGCGGCAACTCCTGCTGCGAAGAACGCGATCCCGCGCTGGCGTGGGTTTAACCTGATGGCGTTTTTCTCCGCATTTTCGTCAAACTCCCAGTATGGCGATCAGATGTTGAAGGAAAGTGATCTGCAGTGGATTCGCGATTGGGGCTTTGATTATGTGCGCCTGCCCTTTGACTACTGGTTTTTTGTAGAGGGAACCTGGCGTGAAACCCGGCACATGGCACTCGATGAAATTCGCAATATTGATGAGCGCGCTCTTGAGCGTATGGACCGTGCGGTCGAGCTTTGCGCACAGTATGGACTGCACGTGACCGTGAACATGCACCGTGCGCCGGGATATTGCATCAACGGGTGGGAGCGGGAGCCATTTAATCTCTTCAAGGATGCGCAGGCTGAGGACGCCTTTGCGTTTTTCTGGGACTTGCTGGCTCGCCGCTATCGTGGGTATTCCCGCGAACAGTTGAGTTTTAATTTGGTGAACGAGGCTCCGAACGTGGGCGAGAAGATGAGTCGTCAGGATTACCGACGGGTGATGCTGCGCGGTCAGCGCATCATCCATGACATCTCGCCTGACCGCATCGTGATCATCGATGGCACGGGAGTGGGGCGAGAGGTGGTGTTGAATCTGCTTGATGAGCCGGTTGCTCAGGCATTTCACGCCTACGATCCGTTTCGCCTGACGCATTACAAGGCAACGTGGGTGGGCGAGAATGCCGATTGGCCAGTTCCGCAGTGGCCGTATGCGAATGAGGATGGATCGTACTCCGGTGCGAAGGAACTCGCAATCCAGTTTGCCCCGTGGGCCGAGTTGGTTCGGCAGGGCATCGGGGTGCATTGCGGAGAGTTTGGCTGTTACCGCTATACTCCGCACAAGGTGTTTTTACCATGGATGGAAGAAGTGTTGTCCCTGCTCAAGCAGCACGACATCGGATTTGCCCTGTGGAATTTTCGAGGGGATTTTGGAGTGCTTGATTCCAAGCGAAGCGATGTGAACTACGAGGATTGGCATGGACACCAGCTTGACCGGGAACTGCTCACCCTGATGCAGCGCTACTAG
- a CDS encoding Gfo/Idh/MocA family oxidoreductase translates to MNPDPSPRAVDLPWSRREFIKTTGLAVGAASVLGATGTLSAAQGTSPKPGSKLRIAIVGVGGRGVHHVRAYAKEQIVAFCDVNRSTENTTGLGWYTTIKEPLERFPDVPLFEDYRVMLRKMGDSIDAVSIATPDHMHFPIAKACIEAGKHVLVEKPLTHTVWEARELLRLAQKHGVVTQMGNQGHANEGTRLVREWVQAGVLGDIREVFHWTNRPVWEQGPRRIDHSNGAPKIPKELNWNLWQGVAREQAYDPAYLPFEWRGWWEYGCGALGDMACHVMDSAFWALDLGYPETIEASATSFNEWSAPKTSHVIYQFPARGSMPPVTVHWFDGDLKPPIPAHVPRDFDFGTSGTFLVGSEMTAHTPEYSESVRLYPTEKFMEVRPKLPPKTIPRIKDSNHFQEFIDACKGGPACGSRFEYSAPFTETVLLGNIAIRAKQRLQYDAERAQFTNSDYANSLLTKSYRSF, encoded by the coding sequence ATGAACCCTGATCCATCACCCCGCGCCGTTGATCTGCCCTGGAGCCGACGTGAATTCATCAAAACCACTGGTCTCGCAGTCGGTGCCGCCTCAGTGCTTGGCGCGACCGGCACACTCAGTGCCGCACAGGGAACCTCACCCAAACCGGGCAGCAAGCTTCGCATTGCCATCGTCGGTGTCGGTGGACGTGGTGTGCATCACGTACGCGCCTACGCCAAAGAGCAGATCGTTGCATTTTGCGATGTGAATCGCAGCACCGAAAACACCACAGGACTCGGTTGGTACACCACGATCAAGGAGCCACTGGAGCGTTTTCCGGACGTACCACTGTTTGAGGACTACCGCGTGATGCTGCGCAAGATGGGGGATTCCATCGACGCGGTTTCCATCGCCACTCCCGACCACATGCATTTTCCCATCGCCAAGGCCTGTATCGAAGCGGGCAAACATGTGCTGGTGGAAAAACCGCTCACCCACACTGTCTGGGAAGCGCGCGAACTGCTGCGGCTGGCCCAGAAGCATGGGGTTGTCACGCAGATGGGCAATCAGGGCCACGCCAACGAGGGTACCCGCCTCGTGCGTGAATGGGTGCAGGCTGGAGTGCTCGGAGACATTCGCGAGGTTTTCCACTGGACCAACCGTCCCGTCTGGGAACAAGGACCTCGCCGCATCGACCACTCCAACGGTGCTCCCAAGATCCCCAAGGAACTCAATTGGAACCTCTGGCAGGGCGTTGCCAGGGAACAGGCCTATGATCCCGCTTATCTCCCCTTTGAGTGGCGCGGCTGGTGGGAATACGGCTGCGGCGCACTCGGCGACATGGCCTGCCATGTCATGGACTCTGCCTTCTGGGCGCTCGATCTCGGCTATCCGGAGACGATCGAAGCCAGCGCAACTTCCTTCAACGAATGGAGCGCTCCCAAGACCTCCCATGTCATTTATCAATTTCCGGCCCGGGGTTCCATGCCACCTGTCACGGTTCACTGGTTTGACGGCGACCTCAAACCACCCATTCCCGCACACGTGCCACGCGACTTCGATTTTGGAACCAGCGGCACATTTCTAGTGGGTTCCGAAATGACCGCCCACACCCCGGAATATTCGGAGAGTGTGCGTCTCTACCCGACAGAAAAATTCATGGAGGTGCGGCCAAAGCTGCCGCCCAAAACGATTCCCCGCATCAAGGATTCCAATCACTTTCAGGAGTTCATCGATGCCTGCAAGGGTGGACCGGCCTGCGGTTCACGCTTTGAATATTCCGCACCGTTCACCGAAACCGTGTTGCTGGGCAACATCGCGATCCGCGCAAAACAGCGCCTGCAATACGATGCTGAGCGAGCGCAATTCACCAACTCGGACTACGCAAACTCGCTGTTGACGAAGTCTTACCGTTCATTCTGA
- a CDS encoding alkaline phosphatase D family protein, producing MNKIWFEWVRWGVVNGLAMALLGAGSLVSADEQGSDDSIRIAFGSCNHQDLPQPLWDDILLQEPQFWVWLGDNIYGDTEDMSVMREKYERNKAQPGYQALRQRAEVLGTWDDHDYGLNDGGREYAMKEASKLEFARFLDLPETHEIFTREGIYHHVDRVVGDGFRLRFILLDTRTFRGPLERIQREGEPFAVYQPDPEGSLLGEAQWKWLQPLLNGDEFDFCIIGSSIQLLSAEHAFEKWANFPGERQRLIDWIDANCPGKALVISGDRHHSELSLLELSHGSQLIDATSSALNRPGGLKDEPNALRVGVFSGAINYGLITLRPSEGVGTVQILLEGSEPISELQFPLYVQTLDAGKRVRRVASGVHVNGCGHHSGGVRCNPCLRMNGKTSSTASLRSPSW from the coding sequence ATGAACAAAATTTGGTTTGAGTGGGTGCGATGGGGTGTGGTCAATGGGTTGGCGATGGCGCTGCTTGGGGCAGGGTCACTAGTAAGTGCGGATGAGCAAGGTTCGGACGATTCCATCCGCATCGCCTTTGGTTCCTGCAATCATCAGGATCTACCGCAACCCCTCTGGGACGACATCCTCCTGCAGGAGCCGCAGTTCTGGGTCTGGCTTGGTGACAACATCTACGGAGACACGGAAGACATGTCGGTGATGCGTGAGAAATACGAGCGCAACAAGGCGCAACCCGGCTACCAGGCGCTGCGGCAGCGCGCCGAGGTGCTCGGCACCTGGGATGACCATGACTACGGTCTGAATGACGGCGGTCGGGAATATGCGATGAAAGAGGCCAGCAAGTTGGAATTTGCGCGCTTTCTGGATCTTCCGGAAACACATGAAATCTTTACGCGGGAAGGCATCTACCACCACGTGGATCGTGTGGTAGGCGATGGATTTCGGCTCCGCTTCATCCTTTTGGACACACGAACCTTTCGTGGTCCGCTCGAGCGTATCCAGCGTGAGGGTGAACCGTTTGCGGTGTATCAGCCTGACCCTGAAGGCAGCCTGCTCGGAGAGGCGCAGTGGAAGTGGTTACAACCCCTGCTCAACGGGGATGAATTTGATTTCTGCATTATCGGCAGCAGCATCCAGCTGCTCTCTGCCGAGCATGCTTTTGAGAAGTGGGCCAATTTTCCCGGGGAGCGGCAGCGCCTGATCGACTGGATTGATGCAAACTGTCCGGGCAAAGCTCTGGTCATTTCGGGAGATCGCCACCATTCGGAGTTGTCCCTGCTGGAGTTATCGCATGGTTCTCAACTGATCGATGCGACCTCAAGCGCATTAAACCGACCGGGTGGACTGAAAGATGAACCCAATGCCCTGCGGGTGGGGGTGTTCAGCGGTGCGATCAACTATGGTCTGATCACACTGCGACCCTCCGAAGGCGTTGGAACGGTGCAGATCCTTCTCGAGGGAAGTGAACCGATCAGCGAGCTGCAGTTTCCCCTGTATGTGCAAACCCTTGATGCAGGTAAGCGGGTGCGGAGGGTCGCCTCCGGTGTGCATGTGAATGGTTGCGGACACCACAGCGGTGGAGTCCGCTGTAATCCCTGCCTCAGAATGAACGGTAAGACTTCGTCAACAGCGAGTTTGCGTAGTCCGAGTTGGTGA